The following coding sequences are from one Lolium rigidum isolate FL_2022 chromosome 6, APGP_CSIRO_Lrig_0.1, whole genome shotgun sequence window:
- the LOC124662534 gene encoding uncharacterized protein At4g15970-like — LAAALPIGVNMVGSLSLSKQHNGVSHSVAFLLGALLPTLLLFFLASDRLGEKLAIISSLGNGSAHQKMSHANISDDGTEDRFPGLAELLPKVATDDGTVIITSVNEAWAVPGSLLDLFREGFKNGEGTAHLLNHTLIVAVDAGALARCQAVHPHCYLLEVKSADVTSANRFMTKSYLELVWAKLSLQQRVLELGYNYLFTDVDIMWLRNPFRHINLYADMAVSTDRFNGKAEDLTNAPNTGFYYVKSTNRTVEMLMRWRAARPRFPPTHDQAVFNEIKGELAAGELQIKFVFLETTLFDGFCQFHGEMDRVCTMHANCCIGLENKVHDLRNMAAVWKNYTSQTASEKMSGKLRWPVPTKCEASMRS; from the exons CTCGCCGCCGCTCTGCCCattggtgtcaacatggtgggcaGCCTTAGCCTGAGCAAGCAGCATAACGGCGTCAGCCACTCGGTGGCGTTCCTCCTTGGGGCTCTCCTCCCCACCTTGCTGCTCTTCTTCCTCGCCTCAGACCGGCTTGGCGAGAAGCTGGCAATCATCTCGAGCTTGGGGAATGGATCAGCTCATCAGAAGATGAGCCACGCAAACATCTCCGACGACGGCACG GAGGACAGATTCCCAGGGCTGGCGGAGCTGCTGCCGAAGGTTGCGACGGACGACGGCACGGTGATCATCACGTCGGTGAACGAGGCGTGGGCGGTGCCGGGCTCCCTCCTCGACCTCTTCCGCGAGGGCTTCAAGAACGGCGAGGGCACCGCGCACCTCCTCAACCACACCCTCATTGTCGCGGTGGACGCCGGCGCCTTGGCACGCTGCCAGGCCGTGCACCCGCACTGCTACCTCCTCGAGGTCAAGTCGGCCGACGTCACCTCGGCCAACCGCTTCATGACCAAGAGCTACCTCGAGCTCgtatgggccaagctctccctccagCAGCGCGTCCTTGAGCTTGGCTACAACTATCTCTTCACC GATGTGGATATCATGTGGCTGCGCAACCCGTTCCGGCACATCAACCTCTACGCCGACATGGCCGTCTCCACCGACCGTTTCAACGGCAAAGCCGAGGACCTGACCAACGCGCCCAACACCGGCTTCTACTACGTAAAGTCGACGAACCGGACGGTCGAGATGCTGATGCGGTGGCGGGCGGCGAGGCCGCGGTTCCCTCCGACCCACGACCAGGCTGTCTTCAACGAGATCAAGGgcgagctcgccgccggcgaaCTACAGATCAAGTTCGTGTTCCTCGAGACGACGCTCTTCGACGGTTTCTGCCAGTTCCACGGCGAGATGGACAGGGTCTGCACGatgcacgccaactgctgcatcggGCTCGAGAACAAGGTGCACGACCTGAGGAACATGGCCGCCGTATGGAAGAACTACACGAGCCAGACAGCGTCGGAGAAGATGAGCGGCAAACTTAGGTGGCCGGTACCCACCAAGTGCGAAGCTTCGATGAGATCATGA
- the LOC124662535 gene encoding uncharacterized protein At4g15970-like: MEFHNGSFGSIFKLWLAATLAFLLLLLLVSQGWSPVDMMAASRRQRATTPTGRNSDEKNEEIIFDESYDETLTPFGLHSQSNFAGLAELLPKVATDDRTVIITSVNEAFARPGSLLDLFRESFYAGEKINHLLDHLVVVAIDAAAYQHCRRVHPFCYLLQANTSMNLSSASNYMSDPYVELVWAKLELQQRVLQLGYNFLYTDVDIVWFRDPFRHIGVHADMATSSDLYFGDPDDIDRSWPNTGFYYVKATNRTVEMLRRWRAARWRFPRGHEQTIFNHIKHELTAADGDLRVRLQFLDTARFGGFCQLFRNDMAKACTMHANCCVSLGNKLSDLRDVLGQWRNYTVIKPAERRRIFEWRVPAKCGTPDKRAARAPDSDRRAIS, translated from the exons ATGGAGTTCCACAACGGGAGCTTTGGCAGCATTTTCAAGCTGTGGCTTGCCGCCACCCTTGCTTTCCTCCTGCTATTGTTGCTCGTCAGCCAGGGGTGGTCGCCGGTGGACATGATGGCAGCGTCTCGTCGGCAACGAGCAACTACTCCCACAGGCAGAAACTCTGACGAG AAAAATGAAGAGATAATTTTTGACGAAAGTTATGACGAGACATTGACACCGTTTGGACTGCACTCCCAGTCCAATTTTGCAGGTTTAGCCGAGCTTCTGCCCAAGGTTGCCACGGACGACCGGACGGTGATAATCACGTCGGTGAACGAGGCGTTCGCGCGGCCGGGTTCCCTCCTCGACCTCTTCCGTGAGAGCTTCTACGCCGGCGAGAAGATCAACCACCTGCTGGACCACCTCGTCGTGGTCGCTATCGACGCCGCGGCGTACCAGCACTGCCGGCGCGTGCACCCGTTCTGTTACCTTCTCCAAGCGAACACATCCATGAACCTGAGCTCCGCCAGTAACTACATGAGCGACCCCTACGTGGAGCTCGTCTGGGCCAAGCTCGAGCTGCAGCAGCGGGTCCTCCAGCTGGGCTACAACTTCCTCTACACGGATGTGGACATCGTGTGGTTCCGCGACCCGTTCCGGCACATCGGGGTGCACGCGGACATGGCCACGTCCTCCGACCTCTACTTCGGCGACCCCGACGACATCGACCGCAGCTGGCCCAACACCGGGTTCTACTACGTTAAGGCGACGAACCGGACCGTGGAGATGCTGCGGCGGTGGCGGGCGGCGAGGTGGCGGTTCCCGCGGGGCCACGAGCAGACCATCTTCAACCACATCAAGCACGAGCTCACCGCCGCCGACGGCGACCTGCGGGTGCGGCTCCAGTTCCTCGACACGGCCCGCTTCGGCGGCTTCTGCCAGCTCTTCCGCAACGACATGGCGAAGGCGTGCACCATGCACGCCAACTGCTGCGTGAGCCTGGGGAACAAGCTGAGCGACCTCCGGGACGTGCTCGGGCAGTGGAGAAACTACACGGTGATCaagccggcggagaggaggaggatcTTCGAGTGGCGCGTCCCGGCCAAGTGCGGGACGCCGGACAAGAGGGCGGCGCGGGCACCTGATTCGGACCGGCGCGCGATCAGTTGA